A stretch of the Oncorhynchus clarkii lewisi isolate Uvic-CL-2024 chromosome 9, UVic_Ocla_1.0, whole genome shotgun sequence genome encodes the following:
- the LOC139416824 gene encoding proliferation-associated protein 2G4-like, translated as MSGDDEPQEQTIADDLVVTKYKMGAEIANQALKAVVEAARAGVTVVSLCETGDAFIMAETGKVFRKEKDLKKGIAFPTSVSVNNCVCHFSPLKSDPEITLKDGDLIKIDLGVHVDGFISNLAHSFVVGVTKDAPLTGRKADVIKAAHLCAEAALRLVKPGNQNSQVTEAWNKIAKSFKCSAIEGMLSHQLKQHVIDGEKTIIQNPTDLQRKDHEKAEFEVHEVYAVDVLISTGEGKAKDAGQRTTIYKRDPDKQYGLKMKTSRSFFSEVERRFDAMPFTLRAFEDEGKARLGVVECAKHELLQPFNVLHEKEGEFVAQFKFTVLLMANGPLRITTGLYEQELYKSEHEVEDADLKALLQSSASRKTQKKKKKKASKTVETETAPGQPAPEVKETEAAE; from the exons ATGTCTGGAGACGACGAGCCACAAGAGCAGACCATCGCGGATGACTTGGTCGTTACCAAGTACAAGATGGGGGCCGAGATTGCCAACC AGGCCCTGAAGGCTGTGGTGGAGGCTGCCAGGGCTGGGGTGACTGTGGTCAGCCTCTGTGAGACAGGAGATGCTTTCATCATGGCAGAAACTGGAAAGGTCTTCAGGAAGGAGAAGGATCTGAAGAAAG GCATTGCATTCCCAACCAGCGTATCAGTCAACAACTGCGTGTGCCACTTCTCTCCCCTGAAGAGTGACCCTGAGATCACACTGAAGGACGGGGACCTCATCAAAAT TGACCTGGGGGTGCACGTCGATGGCTTCATCTCAAACCTGGCTCACAGCTTTGTGGTGGGAGTGACCAAG GATGCTCCGTTGACAGGACGTAAGGCTGACGTTATTAAAGCAGCACACCTGTGTGCCGAGGCTGCCCTCAGACTGGTCAAGCCTGGAAACCAG aaCTCACAGGTCACAGAAGCCTGGAACAAGATTGCCAAGTCATTCAAATGCTCAGCCATAGAGG GGATGCTGTCCCATCAGTTGAAGCAGCATGTTATTGACGGAGAGAAAACCATCATTCAGAACCCCACGGACCTGCAGAG GAAGGACCATGAGAAGGCAGAGTTTGAGGTACACGAGGTGTATGCTGTGGATGTGCTCATCAGCACTGGAGAAGGCAAG GCGAAGGATGCAGGCCAGAGGACCACCATTTACAAGAGGGACCCAGACAAGCAGTATGGCCTGAAGATGAAGACATCCAGGAGTTTCTTCAGCGAGGTGGAGAGACGCTTCGATGCCATGCCTTTCACTCTCAG GGCGTTTGAGGATGAGGGCAAGGCAAGGCTGGGTGTGGTAGAGTGTGCCAAACATGAACTCCTGCAGCCCTTCAACGTTCTGCACGAGAAAGAAG GTGAGTTTGTGGCCCAGTTCAAGTTCACTGTTCTGCTGATGGCCAACGGACCCCTACGCATCACCACAGGGCTGTATGAGCAGGAGCTGTACAAGTCTGAACACGAAGTAGAGGACGCAGATCTCAAG GCCTTGCTCCAAAGCTCAGCGAGCCGCAAGacgcagaagaagaagaaaaagaag GCTTCAAAGACTGTGGAAACTGAAACGGCACCAGGACAGCCAGCGCCAGAGGTCAAAGAGACCGAAGCTGCAGAATAA